One window of the Cryptomeria japonica chromosome 7, Sugi_1.0, whole genome shotgun sequence genome contains the following:
- the LOC131064499 gene encoding short-chain dehydrogenase reductase 2a-like: MHKHGKLDIMFNNAGVVGTQKGSVAEIDIQDFEQVMNVNVKGVINGIKHAARVMIPNRKGSIISTASIAGIAGGFTPYAYTASKHAVIGLTKNGAAELGKCGIRVNCISPAAIPTDLVLNYVGVNPSPEAKTKLETAIEVVAPLREANLRPEDIAEAALYLASEDSKYVSGHNMVLDGGRSVVLEETAVFGKY; this comes from the coding sequence AATGTTTAATAACGCGGGAGTTGTCGGCACGCAGAAAGGGAGCGTGGCAGAGATTGATATCCAGGATTTCGAGCAAGTGATGAATGTCAATGTAAAAGGAGTAATAAACGGTATTAAGCACGCAGCCCGCGTTATGATCCCCAACAGAAAGGGCAGCATTATATCTACAGCTAGTATTGCAGGAATAGCAGGAGGATTTACTCCTTATGCTTACACTGCTTCCAAGCATGCGGTTATTGGGCTGACAAAGAACGGTGCCGCAGAGTTGGGGAAATGTGGAATACGCGTGAATTGTATTTCTCCAGCAGCAATCCCCACAGATCTGGTATTGAATTATGTGGGAGTGAACCCTTCACCAGAGGCAAAGACCAAGCTGGAGACGGCGATTGAGGTTGTAGCCCCCTTAAGGGAAGCCAATCTTAGACCAGAGGATATTGCGGAGGCTGCTTTGTATCTGGCCAGTGAGGATTCCAAATATGTGAGCGGTCACAACATGGTGCTGGATGGGGGAAGATCAGTCGTATTAGAGGAAACTGCAGTGTTTGGAAAGTACTAA